Proteins from one Anthonomus grandis grandis chromosome 8, icAntGran1.3, whole genome shotgun sequence genomic window:
- the LOC126739836 gene encoding pupal cuticle protein C1B-like, translating into MFKFFAVVFAAILAVVSAAPKAEPGLAYTAPLAYSAPLTYAGAAPIAYSSYAAPSVYSAGYVAAPLAYSSYAAPAVYV; encoded by the exons ATGTTCAAATTC tttgcCGTAGTTTTCGCCGCCATTTTGGCCGTAGTCTCCGCCGCCCCAAAAGCTGAGCCAGGTCTAGCCTACACCGCTCCTTTGGCCTACAGTGCTCCTCTTACTTATGCTGGTGCCGCCCCCATTGCCTACTCGTCCTACGCCGCCCCATCTGTCTACTCTGCCGGATATGTTGCTGCTCCACTTGCCTATTCTTCATATGCCGCCCCCGCTGTCTACGTTTAA
- the LOC126739834 gene encoding pupal cuticle protein C1B-like, which produces MFKFFAVAFAAILAVASAAPKAEPGLAYTAPLAYSAPLAYSGAAPIAYSSYAAPSVYSAGYAAAPLAYSSYAAPAVYV; this is translated from the exons ATGTTCAAATTC TTTGCCGTAGCTTTCGCCGCCATTTTGGCCGTAGCCTCCGCCGCCCCAAAAGCTGAGCCAGGCTTAGCCTACACCGCTCCTTTGGCCTACAGTGCTCCTTTGGCGTACTCCGGTGCCGCCCCCATTGCCTATTCCTCATACGCCGCCCCATCTGTTTACTCCGCAGGATATGCTGCCGCCCCACTTGCCTATTCTTCATATGCCGCCCCCGCTGTCTACGTTTAA